One genomic segment of Helianthus annuus cultivar XRQ/B chromosome 14, HanXRQr2.0-SUNRISE, whole genome shotgun sequence includes these proteins:
- the LOC110906869 gene encoding rho GTPase-activating protein 17-like produces MDEDTNPVEPASGTPNHPIEISDGSSFHGSPYRGPDSSQERFKQWDWYFTPSEHSSPYQQQQQQQQDPSEDSRFRTVTPPPPPPVEKQPPPEPPRQRRSNARMSVQGGVRISTPQPSSGSHYPPLQEEEDPQMGGPSNPIPEINSAPMAPPLTGAELKALVDDAVTKAL; encoded by the exons atggatgaagacacgaaCCCCGTGGAACCAGCATCCGgaacaccaaaccacccgatCGAGATCTCCGATGGATCATCCTTTCACGGATCACCTTATCGTGGTCCCGACAGTTCTCAGGAGAGGTTCAAACAGTGGGACTGGTATTTCACCCCGTCCGAGCACTCGTCTCcttatcagcagcagcagcaacaacaacaggatccttccgaggattctcgATTCAGGACAGTtacgccgccaccaccaccgccagtaGAGaaacaaccgcctccggagccaccgaggcagAGAAGGTCaaatgcacggatgtccgtgcaagGAGGAGTCCGTATCAGtactcctcagccctcgagtggcagtcattatccacCACTCCAGGAGGAAGAAGACCCGcaaatggggggtccatcaaaccccattccagagATCAACTCAGCGCCTATGGCACCACCg TTGACTGGTGCGGAGCTGAAAGCGCTTGTTgatgatgcggttacaaaggcCTTATAA